In Chryseobacterium gotjawalense, the following are encoded in one genomic region:
- the mgtE gene encoding magnesium transporter has protein sequence METQELIFNPQDIAETLSQLRADERLLAFLKVPKEYKADVFSHLDPDFQEETIRGIGSEEVSEILNAMSPDDRTALLEDFPDELIRYSINHLNPQERRIALKLLGYHVDSIARLMTPYYIQIRKEWTVKRCFQQIKKVGKKVETMNHLYVVDERNRLVDDIAIGSLLLAEEDTLISEITDNHFVAITTTTTKEDAVTYFEKYDRSALPIVTESGVLVGIVTIDDILDQIEAQNTEDIQRFGGVDALDMPYTQTSWTEMIKKRGTWLVILFFSEMLTASAMGFFEHEIEKAVVLALFVPLIISSGGNSGSQAATLIIRAMALQEIGLKDWWYVMRKEIVSGVFLGGILGVIGFIRIMIWQETGLYDYGEHWIYIAFSIAVSLLLIILWGTLSGSMIPFVLKKFKLDPATSSAPFVATLVDVTGLIIYFTVAGMFLAGKLL, from the coding sequence TTGGAAACTCAGGAACTCATTTTTAATCCGCAGGATATTGCAGAAACGCTCAGCCAACTTCGCGCTGATGAGCGTCTTTTGGCATTTCTAAAAGTTCCGAAGGAATACAAAGCAGATGTATTCTCCCATTTAGATCCGGATTTCCAGGAAGAAACCATTCGCGGAATAGGCAGTGAGGAGGTTTCTGAGATTCTGAACGCCATGAGTCCGGATGACAGAACCGCACTTTTAGAGGATTTTCCTGATGAACTGATCAGATATTCCATCAATCATCTTAATCCTCAGGAAAGAAGAATCGCACTGAAGCTTTTGGGGTATCACGTAGATTCCATTGCGCGTCTGATGACGCCATATTATATTCAGATCCGTAAAGAATGGACGGTAAAAAGATGTTTTCAACAGATAAAAAAAGTAGGTAAAAAGGTAGAAACCATGAACCATCTTTATGTGGTTGATGAACGAAACCGCCTGGTAGACGATATCGCAATCGGTTCCCTGTTATTGGCAGAAGAAGATACGCTGATCTCAGAAATTACCGATAATCATTTTGTTGCCATTACAACCACCACTACGAAAGAAGATGCGGTCACCTATTTCGAGAAATATGACCGGTCTGCTTTGCCGATTGTCACAGAAAGTGGCGTTCTGGTGGGGATCGTAACCATCGATGATATTTTGGATCAGATCGAAGCACAAAATACCGAAGATATTCAGAGATTCGGGGGTGTTGATGCGCTCGATATGCCTTATACCCAGACTTCATGGACGGAAATGATCAAAAAAAGAGGAACCTGGTTGGTGATTCTTTTCTTTTCTGAAATGTTAACGGCTTCGGCCATGGGATTTTTCGAACATGAAATCGAAAAAGCAGTGGTGCTTGCATTATTTGTACCCTTGATTATTTCCAGTGGCGGGAACTCCGGTTCTCAGGCTGCAACCTTGATCATCCGTGCCATGGCGCTCCAGGAAATCGGGTTGAAAGACTGGTGGTACGTCATGCGGAAAGAAATTGTCTCCGGAGTTTTCCTTGGTGGAATTCTGGGAGTTATCGGTTTCATCAGAATCATGATCTGGCAGGAAACAGGTTTGTATGATTATGGAGAACACTGGATCTATATTGCATTCAGTATCGCGGTTTCCCTCTTATTAATAATATTGTGGGGTACCCTTTCGGGGTCGATGATTCCATTTGTTTTGAAAAAATTCAAACTCGATCCTGCGACTTCTTCGGCACCTTTCGTCGCCACTTTAGTCGATGTAACCGGTTTGATTATTTACTTCACCGTCGCAGGTATGTTTCTGGCGGGTAAATTACTTTAA
- a CDS encoding aminotransferase class I/II-fold pyridoxal phosphate-dependent enzyme, with amino-acid sequence MENFDAANNIQDLQYFGEFGGVNPSISDSSTYTFLSAKTMFDTFEGNTEGCYLYSRHSTPSNLYLSEALAQMEGTESANVTASGMGAITSTLFQLCKAGDHIISSRTIYGGTYAFMKNFLHDYTIKTSFVDITDLSAVENAITENTKVLFCETVSNPLLEIADLCELAKLAKKHNLQLVVDNTFSPLSISPQMLGADITIHSLTKFINGSSDAVAGVVCASAQFINDLKDVNSGACMLLGPTLDSFRAASILKNLRTLHIRMKKHSENAQYLAEQFEKDGLTVKYPGLKSHKQHELFKSMMNPAYGFGGLLTLDVQTMKRANELMELMQKENLGYLAVSLGFYKTLFSCSGSSTSSEIPEAEQKEMGLSEGLIRMSIGLDHDIKRTYGKMKWCMQQVGILS; translated from the coding sequence ATGGAAAACTTTGATGCAGCCAATAACATTCAGGATCTGCAATATTTTGGAGAATTTGGAGGTGTAAACCCTTCAATATCTGACAGTTCAACCTACACTTTTCTTTCTGCAAAAACCATGTTCGATACGTTCGAAGGAAACACAGAAGGCTGTTATTTATACTCCCGCCATTCCACACCAAGCAATCTATATCTAAGCGAAGCATTAGCGCAAATGGAAGGCACCGAAAGCGCCAATGTTACCGCATCGGGTATGGGCGCAATCACTTCTACCCTTTTTCAGCTTTGCAAAGCGGGCGATCATATCATTTCGAGCCGCACCATTTATGGCGGAACTTATGCATTTATGAAAAATTTCCTGCATGATTACACGATCAAAACTTCCTTTGTCGATATCACCGATTTGTCTGCCGTGGAAAACGCCATTACTGAAAACACCAAAGTTCTTTTTTGTGAGACGGTAAGCAATCCCCTTTTAGAAATAGCAGATCTTTGTGAACTGGCTAAACTGGCTAAAAAGCATAATCTTCAACTGGTTGTTGACAATACCTTTTCACCGCTTTCAATCAGTCCGCAAATGCTGGGAGCAGACATTACGATTCACAGTTTAACAAAATTCATTAACGGGAGCAGTGATGCCGTTGCCGGAGTTGTTTGCGCATCGGCTCAGTTCATTAATGATTTAAAAGATGTGAATTCCGGAGCCTGTATGTTACTAGGGCCAACTTTAGACAGTTTCCGTGCAGCGAGCATTCTAAAAAACTTAAGAACGCTTCATATCAGAATGAAGAAACACAGTGAGAATGCACAATATCTGGCCGAACAATTTGAAAAAGACGGATTGACCGTAAAATATCCAGGCTTAAAAAGCCACAAACAGCACGAACTTTTCAAAAGCATGATGAATCCGGCATATGGTTTCGGCGGTTTATTGACTTTGGATGTGCAAACCATGAAAAGAGCCAATGAGTTAATGGAATTAATGCAGAAAGAAAATCTCGGTTATCTCGCAGTAAGTCTCGGTTTTTATAAAACACTGTTCTCGTGCTCAGGAAGCTCAACTTCATCTGAAATCCCGGAAGCAGAACAAAAAGAAATGGGACTTTCTGAAGGATTAATCAGAATGTCAATCGGTTTAGACCATGATATCAAAAGAACGTATGGGAAAATGAAATGGTGTATGCAGCAGGTCGGTATCCTGAGTTAA
- a CDS encoding NUDIX hydrolase → MKTFGRDLLTKIQQAKLQGEAAHEIYSPPYRPLYSYDEILTKNPKFAAVNILLYLKNNEWYLPLIVRSENERDRHSGQISLPGGKKEDFDPDFGATAKRETSEEVGIKEHYIRIIRELSPIYIPPSNFYVKAFVSYTKKNPEFILQQSEAVELIEFPISSILSLDNEPEMRVLPSSRGVKVPVIDFNGYIIWGATSMILSEFSQLLKNL, encoded by the coding sequence ATGAAAACCTTTGGCAGAGATTTACTCACAAAAATACAGCAGGCAAAACTTCAGGGTGAAGCTGCGCACGAAATTTATTCGCCTCCCTATCGGCCGCTTTATTCCTACGATGAAATTTTAACAAAAAATCCAAAATTCGCGGCTGTCAATATTTTATTATATTTAAAAAATAACGAATGGTATCTGCCTCTCATCGTGCGCAGTGAAAATGAACGTGACCGGCACAGCGGTCAAATTTCTTTACCAGGCGGAAAAAAAGAAGATTTTGATCCTGATTTTGGAGCAACTGCCAAACGGGAAACTTCGGAAGAAGTAGGAATTAAGGAACATTATATTAGAATTATCCGCGAGCTTTCCCCCATTTACATTCCGCCGAGCAATTTTTACGTGAAAGCGTTTGTTTCTTACACGAAGAAAAATCCCGAGTTTATTCTTCAGCAAAGTGAAGCGGTTGAATTGATCGAATTTCCAATATCCTCTATTCTAAGTCTGGATAATGAACCGGAAATGAGAGTTTTACCGAGTTCCCGCGGTGTGAAAGTTCCGGTAATTGATTTCAACGGCTATATCATCTGGGGCGCGACTTCGATGATATTAAGCGAGTTTAGTCAGTTGCTGAAAAATTTGTAA
- a CDS encoding lysophospholipid acyltransferase family protein, giving the protein MAKKNIFTDAFGNLYFLKRLIIFVLGMISYRRFNGFNKLKISGTENLVDLPDSNVLFVSNHQTYFADVAAMYHAFCAVNNGYLNSIKNPIYLLNPKVDFYYVAAEETMNKGLMTKLFKLAGAVTVKRTWRAEGHNVNRMVDLTEVENIMKALDNGWVITFPQGTTSAFAQGRKGTAKLVKNQKPIVIPIKINGFRRAFDKKGLRVKVTGCTPTMEFKPALDIDYDKDDSRTIMHKIMVAIEQTEDFNVLHDYDEERKAQKTEVKS; this is encoded by the coding sequence ATGGCCAAGAAAAATATTTTCACGGATGCCTTTGGTAATCTGTATTTCCTTAAAAGACTGATTATTTTCGTCTTAGGAATGATTTCCTACAGAAGGTTCAATGGTTTTAATAAACTGAAGATTTCCGGTACTGAAAACCTGGTGGATCTTCCGGATTCCAATGTGCTTTTTGTCTCAAATCACCAGACCTATTTTGCAGATGTTGCAGCGATGTATCACGCTTTTTGTGCGGTAAACAATGGTTATTTAAACTCCATTAAAAATCCGATTTATCTGCTTAATCCAAAAGTAGATTTCTATTACGTTGCTGCTGAAGAAACCATGAATAAAGGTTTAATGACGAAACTTTTTAAACTGGCAGGAGCGGTTACGGTAAAAAGAACATGGCGGGCAGAAGGGCACAACGTAAACAGAATGGTGGATTTAACCGAGGTTGAAAATATTATGAAAGCCCTGGACAACGGCTGGGTAATTACCTTTCCACAGGGCACAACTTCAGCTTTTGCACAAGGCAGAAAAGGAACGGCTAAACTGGTTAAAAACCAAAAGCCGATTGTGATTCCCATAAAAATAAATGGCTTTCGCCGCGCATTCGACAAAAAAGGTTTGCGGGTAAAAGTAACTGGCTGTACACCAACGATGGAATTCAAACCGGCTCTGGATATTGATTACGATAAGGACGACTCGCGAACCATCATGCATAAAATCATGGTGGCCATAGAACAAACCGAGGATTTTAATGTTCTGCATGATTACGATGAAGAACGAAAAGCACAGAAAACCGAAGTTAAAAGTTAA
- a CDS encoding homogentisate 1,2-dioxygenase, whose amino-acid sequence MSYQKSGKIPAKRHTVFKSADNHFYYEQLFGTEGFHGISSLLYHIHRPTQIKSISEPKDVSPKIAVAKNVTPRMFKGMNVAPENDFLESRKILLVNNDLKLGLAKPKKSTDYFYKNAECDELLFIHEGSGTLKTFLGNLEFSYGDYLIIPRGTIYAIEFNDEKNTLLFIESHSPINTPKRYRNEFGQMLEHAPFCERDMIAPTFVEPIDEKGEFLIKVKKEDQIWDFIYATHPFDVVGWDGYFYPYKFNIKNFEPITGRVHLPPPIHQNFEAHNFVVCSFVARMYDYHPQAIPAPYNHSNIDSDEVLFYTEGDFMSRNHIDLMDFTLHPGGVVHGPHPGAMERSIGKKSTEEFAVMVDPFRPFKITEEAMKVEDPSYKTSWLEDEDHHLSDRSQE is encoded by the coding sequence ATGAGTTATCAGAAATCCGGGAAAATTCCCGCGAAAAGACATACGGTTTTCAAATCAGCGGATAATCACTTTTACTATGAGCAATTATTCGGGACTGAAGGATTTCACGGTATTTCCTCTCTTTTATATCATATTCACCGGCCAACACAGATTAAATCAATCAGCGAACCCAAAGATGTAAGCCCGAAAATTGCGGTTGCCAAAAACGTTACTCCACGAATGTTCAAAGGAATGAACGTTGCTCCGGAAAACGATTTTCTGGAGAGCCGAAAGATCTTATTGGTCAACAACGACCTGAAGCTGGGTCTTGCAAAACCTAAAAAATCAACCGATTATTTTTATAAAAATGCAGAATGTGACGAACTTCTTTTTATTCACGAAGGAAGCGGAACATTGAAAACTTTTCTGGGAAACCTGGAATTTTCCTACGGAGATTATCTCATTATTCCCCGGGGAACCATTTATGCGATAGAATTTAATGATGAAAAAAACACGCTTCTTTTTATTGAAAGTCACTCGCCAATCAATACACCAAAGCGCTACCGAAATGAGTTCGGCCAAATGCTGGAACACGCGCCATTTTGCGAGAGAGATATGATCGCGCCTACTTTTGTAGAACCGATTGACGAAAAAGGAGAGTTTTTAATTAAAGTAAAAAAGGAAGATCAAATCTGGGATTTCATTTATGCCACACATCCATTTGATGTTGTCGGTTGGGACGGTTATTTTTATCCTTATAAATTCAATATCAAGAACTTCGAGCCGATTACGGGACGCGTACATTTGCCGCCGCCGATTCATCAGAATTTCGAAGCGCATAATTTCGTGGTTTGTTCGTTTGTTGCCAGAATGTACGACTACCATCCGCAAGCAATTCCGGCACCGTACAACCATTCCAATATCGATTCAGATGAAGTTCTGTTCTATACAGAAGGGGATTTTATGAGCCGGAATCATATTGATTTAATGGATTTCACGCTTCATCCGGGCGGAGTTGTTCACGGTCCACATCCCGGTGCGATGGAACGCAGCATCGGCAAGAAATCTACCGAAGAATTTGCCGTAATGGTCGATCCGTTCCGCCCTTTTAAAATTACCGAAGAAGCGATGAAAGTAGAGGATCCTTCTTATAAAACTTCCTGGCTTGAAGATGAAGATCATCATTTGTCCGATCGCAGCCAGGAATGA
- a CDS encoding DMT family transporter codes for MFKDPKLVLAIVTVALVWGTTFLGIRIAVETIPPWFVAGIRQFLAGIILLVYLLFSKNLKWIGWKSLKNQIILASLMLIVANGMTTVAEKHLTSSLASLISSTSPLLVFILSLFFSLQKFTFRGLIGVLLGFSGILLIFKNGLQDLLHAEYRMGIIYMFFAIFGWAFGTVFSKKMLHQPQNISLNLFYQFSFAGIVQIIFGFLLSENINIYSWTLKSLSATVYLALFGSVIAFFAFHFALKRISTIQISILSYVNTIIAIFLGWLVLSEPISLQFIVAAALIITGVFITNYKPGMFKKA; via the coding sequence ATGTTCAAAGACCCCAAATTAGTTCTCGCAATTGTCACCGTCGCCTTGGTTTGGGGAACGACTTTCTTAGGAATCAGAATCGCCGTAGAAACGATTCCGCCTTGGTTTGTCGCCGGAATCCGTCAGTTTTTAGCCGGGATTATTTTATTGGTGTATCTGCTGTTTTCAAAAAACTTAAAATGGATCGGCTGGAAAAGTTTAAAAAATCAAATTATCCTCGCCTCTTTAATGCTAATCGTCGCAAACGGAATGACGACCGTCGCCGAAAAACATTTGACAAGCAGTTTGGCCTCACTCATCAGCTCCACTTCTCCACTTCTGGTTTTTATTTTGAGCCTGTTTTTCAGTTTACAAAAATTTACTTTTCGGGGATTAATTGGCGTGCTGTTAGGATTTTCGGGGATCTTGCTGATCTTCAAAAACGGCCTGCAGGATTTACTCCACGCAGAATATAGAATGGGAATCATTTACATGTTTTTTGCCATTTTCGGTTGGGCATTTGGAACGGTTTTCTCAAAAAAAATGCTTCATCAGCCGCAGAATATATCGCTCAATCTGTTTTATCAGTTTAGTTTCGCCGGCATTGTACAGATTATTTTCGGATTTCTTTTGTCGGAAAACATCAATATTTACAGCTGGACTTTAAAGAGTTTGTCTGCTACGGTTTATCTCGCTCTGTTTGGTTCTGTGATTGCTTTTTTTGCCTTTCATTTCGCTTTAAAAAGAATTTCAACTATCCAGATTTCGATCCTTTCTTACGTGAATACGATTATTGCGATTTTTCTGGGTTGGCTGGTTTTAAGCGAGCCCATTTCACTCCAGTTTATTGTCGCGGCAGCACTGATTATCACAGGAGTTTTCATCACCAATTACAAACCGGGAATGTTTAAAAAAGCCTGA
- a CDS encoding Txe/YoeB family addiction module toxin: MKYIFVDESWEDYLYWQKIDKKKLKRINDLLKDISRTPFEGIGKPEPLKHKYAGFWSRRIDDEHRLIYKFQEDEILIAKCRFHYD; encoded by the coding sequence ATGAAATATATTTTCGTGGATGAATCCTGGGAAGATTATTTGTACTGGCAAAAAATCGATAAGAAAAAACTGAAACGGATAAATGATTTGTTAAAGGATATTTCACGAACTCCTTTTGAAGGCATCGGAAAGCCAGAACCGCTGAAACACAAATACGCTGGATTTTGGTCGAGAAGAATCGATGATGAACACCGCTTGATTTATAAATTTCAAGAAGATGAGATCTTGATTGCTAAGTGTAGATTTCATTATGATTAA
- a CDS encoding Lrp/AsnC family transcriptional regulator, with product MLDTKDKKLLILLQNDAKKTTKQLAGELDLSVTAVFERIKKLEKHQVIRKYVALLNTEKIQKNFIVLCHVKLVQHKKEYISQFEREITQFPEVLECFHVSGDHDYILKICVRDIQEYREFMVGKLTNLQHIASTQSSFMIKEVKNSTVIEP from the coding sequence ATGCTGGATACAAAAGATAAAAAATTACTGATTTTACTGCAGAATGATGCCAAGAAAACCACCAAACAATTGGCTGGTGAATTGGATTTATCGGTTACCGCTGTATTTGAACGGATTAAAAAACTTGAGAAACACCAGGTTATCAGGAAATATGTAGCTTTACTGAATACCGAAAAAATTCAGAAAAACTTCATCGTTTTATGTCATGTAAAACTGGTTCAGCATAAGAAGGAATATATCTCCCAGTTTGAACGCGAAATTACCCAGTTCCCCGAAGTCTTAGAATGTTTTCATGTCTCTGGAGATCACGATTATATCCTCAAAATTTGTGTTCGGGATATTCAGGAATACCGTGAATTTATGGTGGGAAAGCTCACGAATCTTCAGCACATTGCCAGTACCCAAAGTTCTTTTATGATTAAGGAAGTGAAAAATTCTACGGTGATCGAACCTTAA
- a CDS encoding CYTH domain-containing protein encodes MGIEIERKFLVNKTKWQQLEKPAGEFYRQGYLLTDPNKTIRVRQTSDKGFLTIKGISVGATRAEYEYEIAVGEAKELLDQFSVAELSKIRFKISVGGHVWEVDEFLGNNAGLLVAEIELTSEDETFTLPDWIDSEVTGDEKYYNSNLVNDPYKDWQS; translated from the coding sequence ATGGGAATAGAAATAGAAAGAAAATTTTTAGTCAACAAAACCAAATGGCAACAACTCGAAAAACCAGCAGGTGAATTTTACAGACAGGGTTATTTGCTGACCGATCCCAATAAAACAATTCGCGTGCGACAAACTTCTGATAAAGGATTTCTTACCATTAAAGGAATTTCAGTCGGTGCAACAAGAGCAGAATACGAATATGAAATCGCTGTCGGTGAAGCCAAAGAACTGCTGGATCAGTTTTCTGTGGCGGAACTTTCCAAAATCAGATTCAAAATATCCGTTGGCGGACACGTTTGGGAAGTTGATGAGTTTTTGGGAAATAACGCAGGACTTCTCGTAGCAGAAATCGAATTGACAAGCGAAGACGAAACCTTCACTCTTCCTGACTGGATCGATAGCGAAGTAACGGGAGACGAAAAATATTATAATTCAAATTTGGTGAATGATCCGTATAAAGATTGGCAATCATGA
- the purE gene encoding 5-(carboxyamino)imidazole ribonucleotide mutase, whose protein sequence is MVGIIMGSQSDLTIMEQAADFLNSMGIPYELTVVSAHRTPERMFEYAKTAKSRGLKVIIAGAGGAAHLPGMVASCTTLPVIGVPILSSNSIDGWDSVLSILQMPSGIPVATVALNGAANAGILAAKILGTADEEIAKKLEIYQNSLKDKVLGTVSEIQKKHPNRFD, encoded by the coding sequence ATGGTCGGAATCATCATGGGAAGTCAAAGCGATTTGACAATTATGGAACAGGCAGCAGATTTTTTAAATTCAATGGGAATTCCTTACGAATTGACCGTGGTTTCTGCACACCGTACGCCGGAGAGAATGTTTGAATATGCAAAAACGGCAAAATCCCGTGGCCTAAAAGTGATTATTGCCGGTGCAGGCGGCGCAGCTCATCTTCCGGGAATGGTTGCCAGTTGTACCACTTTGCCCGTAATTGGCGTTCCGATTTTATCCTCAAATTCTATTGATGGCTGGGATTCTGTGCTGTCTATTTTACAAATGCCATCGGGAATTCCTGTGGCGACCGTTGCTTTAAATGGCGCTGCAAATGCCGGAATTTTAGCGGCAAAAATTCTCGGAACTGCCGATGAAGAAATCGCAAAAAAATTAGAAATTTATCAGAATTCTTTAAAAGATAAAGTGTTGGGAACGGTTTCGGAAATTCAGAAGAAACATCCTAACCGTTTTGATTGA
- a CDS encoding type II toxin-antitoxin system Phd/YefM family antitoxin, with product MFIASVSDFRKDIKSYLDRVSKNFETLIINRGKDSGIVVMSLEEYNSLMATNYELSSRKNEMRLDAAIEKLKIGKSYSKELIEE from the coding sequence ATGTTTATCGCTAGTGTTTCTGATTTTAGAAAAGATATCAAATCCTATTTAGACCGCGTTTCAAAAAACTTTGAAACCTTGATCATTAATCGTGGCAAAGATTCTGGAATCGTTGTAATGTCCTTGGAAGAATACAACTCTTTGATGGCAACCAATTACGAGCTGTCTTCGCGTAAGAATGAGATGCGATTAGATGCTGCCATCGAGAAATTGAAAATTGGAAAATCTTATTCTAAAGAATTAATCGAAGAATAA
- a CDS encoding BaiN/RdsA family NAD(P)/FAD-dependent oxidoreductase, which translates to MNEDQIIIIGAGPAGLMAAQILAEKGFKVQVYEQNKAAARKFLVAGNGGFNLTHSEETESFVKKYEAPEIQEIVRQFDNQKVIQWLSDLGITTYVGSSGKIFPTKNFKPIQVLKAWLNHLEKIGVEIHYEYTFIDFDDSSVYLKNNDKNVTVKYSKLILALGGGSWKKTGSDAKWVETLMAKNIGITPLQSANSGYNTPEKYHLLQGQYLKNIKVSFDDQSKTGEIVFTKYGIEGSPIYYLNRFTRKYDFPVMIHIDLKPNLTENEILSELERSDKISPVLKRNLKLSTTAINLLKTLDKETYTDVEILSKMIKKFPIEVLSFRPIDEVISTAGGVAFSALNSNLELKNFPGIFCAGEMVDWEAPTGGYLLQACFSTGFWVGNSIADSENSTSSKFPG; encoded by the coding sequence ATGAACGAAGATCAAATTATCATTATTGGAGCCGGTCCCGCCGGATTAATGGCGGCACAGATTTTAGCCGAAAAAGGATTTAAAGTTCAGGTCTATGAACAGAATAAAGCGGCCGCCAGAAAGTTTCTGGTCGCTGGAAATGGCGGATTTAATTTGACGCACAGCGAAGAAACCGAATCTTTTGTAAAGAAATACGAAGCCCCGGAAATTCAGGAAATTGTTCGCCAGTTTGATAATCAAAAAGTAATTCAGTGGCTTTCGGATCTTGGGATCACCACTTATGTCGGAAGTTCAGGCAAGATTTTTCCGACCAAAAATTTCAAACCGATTCAGGTTTTAAAGGCCTGGTTGAATCATCTGGAAAAAATTGGAGTGGAAATCCATTATGAATATACTTTTATAGATTTTGATGATTCTTCAGTTTATCTTAAAAATAATGATAAAAATGTAACTGTCAAGTATTCAAAATTAATTTTAGCCCTGGGTGGTGGTTCCTGGAAAAAAACCGGTTCTGATGCAAAATGGGTCGAAACTTTAATGGCGAAAAATATTGGAATAACGCCTTTGCAATCTGCGAATTCCGGATATAATACTCCCGAAAAATATCATTTACTACAAGGTCAATATCTAAAAAACATCAAAGTTTCTTTTGATGATCAAAGTAAAACTGGCGAAATCGTATTCACCAAATATGGTATTGAAGGAAGTCCGATTTATTATTTAAACCGATTTACCAGGAAATATGATTTTCCTGTGATGATCCATATTGATCTGAAACCCAATTTAACAGAAAATGAAATTCTATCAGAATTAGAAAGGTCCGATAAAATAAGTCCGGTTTTAAAAAGAAATTTAAAATTATCGACCACCGCCATTAATCTTTTAAAAACTTTAGACAAGGAAACCTACACCGATGTTGAAATTTTATCAAAAATGATTAAAAAATTTCCGATTGAAGTTTTAAGTTTCAGACCGATTGATGAAGTTATTTCCACTGCAGGCGGCGTTGCTTTTTCGGCGTTGAATTCCAATCTTGAATTGAAAAACTTTCCCGGCATTTTTTGCGCAGGAGAAATGGTTGACTGGGAAGCGCCAACAGGAGGTTATCTTTTGCAGGCTTGTTTCAGTACGGGTTTTTGGGTGGGAAATTCGATTGCTGATTCTGAAAATTCCACGTCTTCAAAGTTTCCCGGTTAA
- a CDS encoding ABC transporter substrate-binding protein: MKIISLVPSITETLFDFGLTADEVIGRTKFCIHPLDLVRNVEIIGGTKNLNIEKIKSLKPDLIIANKEENEKLQVEELMKDFKVWVTDIETLEDNQDFISELGKLLNKEISAQDFNQKINSVFNDIKVSSPKKIAYLIWKNPYMSVGSDTFINEVLQKSGFENLFKNRKRYPEISMEELKEADLIFLSSEPFPFQQKHIDELQKQMPTKEIILVDGEAFSWFGTHLMKVDNYLKDLSLKYSV, from the coding sequence ATGAAAATCATTTCACTGGTTCCCAGTATTACCGAAACATTATTTGATTTTGGTTTAACGGCTGATGAAGTTATCGGAAGGACAAAATTCTGCATTCATCCCTTAGATCTGGTGAGAAATGTGGAAATTATCGGTGGAACTAAAAATTTGAATATTGAAAAAATTAAATCACTGAAACCTGATTTGATCATTGCCAATAAAGAAGAAAATGAAAAACTTCAAGTTGAAGAACTGATGAAAGATTTTAAAGTTTGGGTCACCGATATTGAAACTTTAGAAGACAATCAGGATTTCATTTCTGAGCTCGGAAAACTTTTAAATAAAGAGATTTCAGCACAAGATTTTAATCAGAAAATCAATTCTGTTTTTAATGATATTAAGGTTTCTTCTCCGAAAAAAATCGCCTATTTAATTTGGAAAAATCCTTATATGAGCGTAGGTTCTGATACTTTTATTAATGAAGTTTTACAGAAATCGGGATTCGAAAATTTATTTAAAAACAGAAAAAGATACCCTGAAATTTCGATGGAAGAATTGAAGGAAGCAGACCTTATTTTTCTTTCCTCAGAACCATTTCCATTTCAGCAAAAACATATCGATGAACTTCAGAAACAAATGCCGACAAAAGAAATCATCTTAGTTGATGGTGAAGCATTTTCGTGGTTCGGCACCCATTTAATGAAGGTAGATAATTATCTGAAAGACCTATCTTTAAAATATTCTGTCTGA